The following proteins are co-located in the Microcystis wesenbergii NRERC-220 genome:
- a CDS encoding glycosyltransferase family 2 protein gives MESSTKLESKLSSSSARKKISDAFSIVIPVYNEEKGITPTLELLQEQLKLSNCTYEIVVVNDGSKDRTGEILRELQELMTFRVIEHPRNRGYGAALKTGIRQAKYGAIVITDGDGTYPNERIPQLVALLENADMVVGARTGANVVYPTIRKIPKWFLVRFAEWITNSRILDLNSGLRVFRKSVVERFFTILPDTFSFTTTITLAMLTNGYLVHYEPIDYFARQGNSKIKPIRDTLRFVQLILRVGMYFAPLRVFLPISGFFFLWFLFTLIQDLVVYQDLTERTILLLIATTQTGMFALLADMIDKRT, from the coding sequence ATGGAAAGCAGTACAAAATTGGAGAGTAAATTATCGTCAAGTTCAGCAAGAAAGAAGATCAGTGATGCTTTTTCTATTGTCATTCCCGTCTACAATGAGGAAAAGGGTATTACTCCGACTTTAGAACTTCTCCAAGAACAACTAAAACTCTCTAATTGTACCTATGAGATTGTGGTGGTTAATGATGGTTCTAAGGATCGAACGGGTGAAATCTTGCGAGAACTTCAGGAATTGATGACATTTAGGGTAATCGAACATCCCAGAAATCGTGGCTATGGTGCGGCGCTAAAAACGGGAATTAGACAGGCTAAATATGGGGCAATCGTGATTACGGATGGGGATGGAACCTATCCTAACGAAAGAATTCCCCAATTAGTTGCCCTGCTAGAGAATGCCGATATGGTGGTCGGGGCGCGCACTGGTGCTAATGTCGTTTATCCAACAATTCGCAAAATTCCTAAGTGGTTTCTTGTCCGTTTTGCCGAATGGATTACCAATAGTCGCATTCTGGATCTTAATAGTGGCTTACGGGTTTTTCGTAAGAGCGTGGTAGAGAGATTTTTTACTATCTTACCCGATACTTTTAGTTTTACCACTACGATTACCCTAGCCATGTTAACTAATGGTTATTTAGTCCATTATGAACCGATTGACTATTTTGCTCGCCAAGGCAACAGTAAAATTAAGCCTATCCGCGATACTTTGCGCTTTGTCCAGTTAATCCTCAGGGTGGGAATGTATTTTGCACCACTTCGGGTTTTTCTACCGATTTCTGGGTTTTTTTTCCTTTGGTTTTTATTTACCTTAATTCAAGATCTTGTTGTTTATCAAGATCTCACAGAAAGAACTATACTGCTATTAATAGCGACAACCCAAACAGGAATGTTTGCTCTTTTAGCAGACATGATTGATAAACGAACTTGA
- a CDS encoding succinate--CoA ligase subunit alpha, with the protein MKWTDKDQIIMQGIDRPLGKYYAARLKTQGTCLVAGVASGCSGEIIAEIPVFDLVAEAVAEAGEIQTSLILVPPNQVLDAALEAIASGIPQLIIVTPKVPPLDLVELLKIASTTGTLILGPGSQGVIIPNYLWLGICEPNFYQSGTIGLITRGDRIGDEVAKTLTAAGYGESMAVNLGTDGIIGSNLSQWLQVFEEDDNTEAILLVSQVGGKAEIEAAKYIASAIEKPVIAYLVGLNAAIETNFGDTETIISNQLSYSVAAKNTRKDSLRHFQEAGVTVVEKLADLPACLGKVLS; encoded by the coding sequence ATGAAATGGACAGATAAAGATCAGATAATTATGCAAGGGATCGATCGACCCCTTGGCAAATATTATGCAGCAAGATTGAAAACCCAAGGAACCTGTTTAGTAGCGGGAGTGGCTAGTGGCTGCAGTGGTGAGATAATCGCAGAGATACCAGTGTTTGATCTAGTGGCCGAGGCCGTTGCTGAAGCAGGAGAAATCCAAACCAGTTTAATTTTAGTCCCCCCCAATCAAGTCCTAGATGCGGCCTTAGAAGCGATCGCATCAGGTATTCCCCAATTAATTATCGTCACCCCCAAAGTTCCCCCCTTGGATCTGGTGGAATTATTAAAGATAGCTAGTACCACCGGGACATTAATTCTCGGACCCGGCAGCCAAGGTGTAATTATTCCCAATTATCTTTGGTTGGGTATTTGTGAACCGAACTTTTATCAATCGGGGACAATCGGTCTGATCACACGCGGCGATCGCATAGGGGATGAGGTGGCGAAAACTTTAACAGCAGCGGGGTATGGTGAATCTATGGCGGTAAATTTGGGTACTGATGGCATTATTGGCTCCAATTTGTCCCAATGGTTGCAGGTTTTTGAGGAAGATGACAATACCGAGGCGATTCTCCTCGTCAGTCAGGTGGGAGGAAAGGCCGAAATCGAGGCTGCCAAATATATTGCCTCGGCGATCGAAAAACCAGTGATTGCCTATCTTGTGGGATTAAATGCAGCGATTGAAACCAATTTCGGCGATACAGAAACAATTATTTCTAACCAACTTTCCTACTCTGTTGCCGCTAAGAATACCAGAAAAGATAGCTTACGTCATTTTCAAGAAGCTGGGGTGACAGTGGTAGAAAAATTGGCCGATTTACCCGCCTGTTTAGGGAAAGTCTTGTCCTGA
- a CDS encoding ATP-grasp domain-containing protein, which produces MDLLEYQAKEIFAQVGIPILPSQPIHEPGGLKRLNIPYPIVLKSQVRTGGRGKAGGVRFVANTIDAIAAAHAIFHLPIAGEYPEVILAEARYNPQQEIFLAILLDYHLQRPVLLGASQGGMDVDSLLATMQKVVIEARFSPYLCRQLAVSMGLRGSLIESISQILEKMYSLFVSKDLDIIEINPLGINEAGEVMALDGKITVNDAALARHLDLLALTPPQLQSPWSIIDQTGRIAVISNGQGLMSTVWDALASKGAKLAAWLILEERLELEQLNEQIEAGLQQFQLLPNLKVVIVDIISYPDFGQKAIESISNYYRSYSPLSPGPGSGERTIRATRQERQTLEPRSFLNPTPPQIIFRVLADSKAIDLSQSLADVNFHWLESLEEVVTAAIKLA; this is translated from the coding sequence ATGGATTTACTCGAATACCAAGCCAAGGAAATATTTGCTCAAGTAGGTATCCCCATTTTACCTTCCCAACCAATCCACGAACCGGGGGGACTAAAAAGATTAAACATTCCCTATCCTATCGTGCTGAAATCCCAGGTACGCACGGGAGGCCGGGGAAAAGCAGGAGGAGTGAGATTTGTCGCTAATACCATTGATGCGATCGCTGCTGCCCATGCTATCTTTCATTTACCGATCGCCGGAGAATATCCAGAGGTAATCCTAGCAGAAGCCAGGTATAATCCGCAACAGGAGATATTTTTAGCCATTTTACTCGATTATCATCTGCAAAGACCAGTTTTACTGGGTGCGAGTCAAGGGGGGATGGATGTGGACAGTTTACTGGCAACCATGCAAAAAGTGGTCATCGAAGCGAGATTTTCCCCCTATCTCTGTCGGCAATTAGCCGTATCTATGGGTTTAAGAGGGTCTTTGATCGAGTCTATCAGTCAAATTCTCGAAAAAATGTATAGTCTCTTTGTCAGCAAAGATCTCGATATTATCGAGATTAATCCCTTGGGTATCAACGAAGCCGGGGAAGTGATGGCCCTAGATGGCAAAATAACTGTTAATGATGCCGCTTTAGCTAGACATCTCGATCTCCTAGCCTTGACCCCACCCCAATTACAATCCCCTTGGTCGATAATTGATCAAACTGGCCGAATAGCCGTGATTAGCAATGGCCAGGGTTTGATGTCCACTGTCTGGGATGCCTTAGCCAGCAAAGGGGCAAAACTGGCGGCATGGCTTATACTGGAGGAAAGACTAGAATTAGAGCAATTAAACGAGCAAATAGAGGCCGGTCTGCAACAATTCCAACTATTGCCTAATTTAAAAGTGGTTATCGTTGATATTATCAGTTATCCCGACTTTGGCCAAAAAGCGATCGAGAGTATTAGCAATTACTACCGCAGTTATAGCCCATTATCACCCGGCCCTGGCAGCGGCGAAAGAACGATCCGGGCCACCCGACAGGAAAGACAAACCTTGGAACCCCGATCTTTTCTCAATCCCACCCCACCACAAATAATTTTTCGCGTCCTAGCTGACAGCAAAGCGATCGATCTCAGTCAGAGTTTAGCTGATGTTAACTTTCATTGGTTAGAGTCTTTAGAAGAGGTGGTCACTGCAGCCATTAAATTAGCCTAG
- a CDS encoding GDP-L-fucose synthase family protein — MLNLSEQRIVVTGGAGFLGRQVVNQLIAAGANPEKITIPRSKDCDLRVWENCQRLADEEDLIIHLAAHVGGIGLNREKPAELFYDNLMMGTQLIHAAYLAGVQKFVCVGTICAYPKFTPVPFHEDDLWSGYPEETNAPYGIAKKALLVQLESYRLQYGFNGIYLLPVNLYGPEDNFDPGSSHVIPALIRKVYEAQQRGDKQLPVWGDGSPTREFLYSTDAARGIVMASQFYNESDPVNLGTNYEISIKDLVELICDLMGFDGEIVWEIDKPNGQPRRCLDTTRAQEKFGFVAQMEFKEGLQKTIEWYRQNAA; from the coding sequence ATGCTGAATTTAAGCGAACAAAGAATCGTCGTCACCGGGGGGGCCGGATTTTTAGGTCGGCAAGTAGTTAATCAATTAATTGCAGCAGGGGCAAATCCCGAAAAAATTACAATTCCTCGGTCCAAAGATTGTGATTTAAGAGTTTGGGAAAACTGTCAACGTTTAGCCGACGAAGAAGATTTAATTATCCATTTGGCGGCCCATGTGGGAGGCATCGGTCTCAATCGGGAAAAACCCGCAGAATTATTCTATGATAATTTGATGATGGGAACCCAATTAATTCACGCTGCCTATCTAGCAGGAGTGCAAAAATTTGTCTGTGTGGGGACAATTTGTGCCTATCCAAAATTTACTCCAGTACCTTTCCATGAAGACGATTTATGGTCAGGATATCCCGAAGAAACCAATGCGCCTTATGGTATCGCTAAAAAGGCTTTATTGGTACAATTAGAGTCTTATCGTTTGCAGTATGGTTTCAACGGAATTTATCTTTTACCGGTGAATTTATACGGGCCAGAGGATAATTTTGATCCGGGTAGTTCCCATGTAATTCCTGCTTTAATTCGCAAGGTTTATGAGGCACAACAACGGGGAGATAAACAACTTCCTGTCTGGGGAGATGGTAGTCCAACCCGGGAGTTTCTCTACTCCACCGATGCAGCACGAGGCATTGTCATGGCCAGCCAATTCTATAATGAATCAGACCCGGTTAATCTTGGTACAAATTATGAGATTTCTATCAAAGATTTAGTCGAATTAATCTGTGATTTAATGGGTTTTGATGGCGAAATTGTTTGGGAAATAGATAAACCGAATGGTCAACCGCGACGCTGTTTAGATACAACCCGCGCTCAGGAAAAATTCGGTTTTGTTGCTCAAATGGAATTTAAAGAAGGTTTGCAAAAAACCATTGAATGGTATCGGCAAAACGCCGCTTAG
- the gmd gene encoding GDP-mannose 4,6-dehydratase, with product MTQPKRALITGITGQDGSYLSELLLEKGYEVHGIIRRTSTFNTDRIDHIYTDPHQPDTKLFLHYGDLTDGTTLRRILEQVQPVEVYNLGAQSHVRVSFDAPEYTVDAVGVGVLRLLEAIRDYQKRTGIEVRFYQAGSSEMFGKVMEVPQKETTPFYPRSPYACAKVYGHWQTINYRESYDLFACNGILFNHESPRRGETFVTRKITRALARIIAGQQKKLYLGNLDSKRDWGYAKDYVRAMWLMLQQEEPDDYVVATNETYSIREFLDISFQYVNLNWQDYVEFDERYLRPAEVDLLIGDSTKAREKLGWQPSVTFEGLVKLMVDADLAALGINLNNGGDSGQLLKDLAYLRNRSMTTVD from the coding sequence ATGACTCAACCGAAACGCGCCCTGATTACTGGCATCACCGGTCAAGATGGTTCCTATCTGAGCGAATTATTATTAGAAAAAGGTTACGAAGTCCACGGTATCATCCGTCGTACTTCAACTTTTAACACCGATCGCATCGATCATATCTACACTGACCCCCACCAGCCCGATACTAAATTATTTCTTCATTATGGCGACCTCACCGACGGGACGACCCTGCGGCGTATCCTTGAACAAGTGCAACCGGTAGAAGTGTATAATTTAGGGGCCCAATCCCATGTGCGGGTTAGTTTTGATGCCCCAGAATACACCGTTGATGCTGTGGGGGTGGGGGTCTTAAGATTACTAGAAGCAATTCGGGATTACCAAAAAAGAACCGGCATCGAAGTGCGTTTCTATCAAGCAGGTTCCTCGGAAATGTTTGGGAAAGTCATGGAAGTTCCCCAAAAAGAAACCACGCCATTTTATCCCCGCAGTCCCTACGCTTGTGCGAAAGTTTACGGTCACTGGCAAACAATCAACTATCGGGAATCCTACGACTTATTTGCCTGTAACGGCATTTTATTTAACCATGAATCCCCCCGGCGTGGAGAAACTTTTGTCACGCGCAAAATTACCCGCGCCTTGGCCCGAATTATTGCCGGACAACAGAAAAAACTCTATTTAGGAAATCTTGATTCTAAACGGGATTGGGGTTATGCTAAGGATTATGTGCGGGCGATGTGGTTAATGTTACAACAGGAAGAACCGGATGATTATGTGGTGGCGACCAATGAAACCTATTCTATCCGGGAGTTTCTCGATATTTCTTTCCAATACGTTAATTTAAATTGGCAGGATTATGTGGAGTTTGATGAACGTTATTTGCGTCCAGCGGAAGTGGATTTATTAATAGGAGATTCCACAAAAGCCAGGGAGAAATTAGGCTGGCAGCCGTCGGTAACGTTCGAGGGACTGGTAAAATTAATGGTAGATGCGGATTTAGCGGCTTTGGGGATTAATCTTAATAACGGTGGTGATAGCGGACAGTTATTAAAAGATTTGGCTTATCTTCGCAATCGTTCAATGACAACTGTGGATTAA
- a CDS encoding TIGR03792 family protein, with translation MVIEWLEFQVKPEAREKFIQKDEEIWTKFLAKQAGFLGKEIWINPAIEEELIIVAHWQTQEQWKAISKNLLDDTEAKFSLAMGKDNYRLIKVKEFQVRKFRENCQNHLESMQPG, from the coding sequence ATGGTCATTGAGTGGTTAGAATTTCAAGTTAAACCCGAAGCTAGGGAAAAATTTATCCAAAAAGATGAAGAAATTTGGACAAAGTTTTTAGCAAAACAAGCGGGTTTTTTAGGTAAAGAAATTTGGATTAATCCCGCTATCGAGGAGGAATTAATTATCGTTGCCCATTGGCAAACGCAAGAACAGTGGAAAGCTATCTCCAAAAATTTACTTGATGACACCGAAGCCAAATTTTCCCTCGCCATGGGAAAAGATAATTATCGATTAATCAAAGTCAAGGAATTTCAAGTCAGAAAATTTCGAGAAAATTGTCAGAACCATTTAGAATCTATGCAGCCCGGATAA
- a CDS encoding ParA family protein has protein sequence MATVISTVNMKGGVGKTTLTVNLATCLAKFQQKRVLVLDLDAQISATLSLMSPHEFAQLRRKKRTLSYLLEAIIKPNPYNKLTIDDIIVPSVCEIKGLDLLPGDIELYDEYVVSETLHHQAILQEDLGFDYAWNNLERILIKKIIDPIQDRYDYIIMDCAPGYNLLTRSGLCSSHFYLLPARPEPLSIVGIQLLERRIVKLKASHQETQPINPGLLGIVFILSGGGLLSRYYNQVMRRVQQDFQAHQIFANAIPMDVNVAKAVDMFVPVVAAMPSSSGSKAFMKLTEEFLMKAKK, from the coding sequence ATGGCCACTGTCATCAGCACCGTTAATATGAAAGGAGGAGTAGGAAAAACTACCCTTACCGTCAACCTTGCCACCTGTTTAGCTAAATTTCAGCAAAAACGAGTCCTTGTCCTTGATTTAGACGCTCAAATCAGTGCGACTCTTAGCTTAATGTCCCCCCATGAATTCGCTCAACTGCGTCGCAAAAAACGCACTTTAAGCTATTTATTAGAAGCAATTATCAAACCCAATCCCTACAATAAATTAACTATTGATGATATTATTGTCCCTTCAGTATGTGAAATTAAAGGCTTAGATTTACTGCCAGGAGACATCGAACTTTATGATGAATATGTCGTCTCAGAAACCCTGCACCACCAAGCAATTTTACAGGAAGATTTAGGCTTTGATTATGCTTGGAATAACCTCGAAAGAATCTTAATTAAAAAAATCATTGATCCCATTCAAGACCGTTACGATTATATTATCATGGACTGCGCTCCAGGCTATAATCTTTTAACTCGTAGTGGTCTCTGTAGCAGTCATTTTTATTTACTACCCGCCCGTCCCGAACCTTTATCGATTGTCGGCATTCAGCTATTAGAAAGAAGAATAGTTAAACTGAAAGCTAGTCATCAAGAAACCCAACCGATTAACCCTGGTTTACTCGGTATAGTTTTTATTCTTTCCGGTGGTGGTTTACTCAGTCGCTACTATAATCAAGTCATGCGCCGGGTACAACAGGATTTTCAAGCCCATCAAATTTTTGCTAATGCGATTCCTATGGATGTTAATGTAGCTAAAGCTGTTGATATGTTCGTGCCTGTGGTGGCAGCCATGCCCTCTTCTAGTGGTTCCAAAGCTTTTATGAAACTCACAGAAGAATTCTTGATGAAAGCCAAAAAATAG
- a CDS encoding metallophosphoesterase family protein yields the protein MQRRKFLLISGSLGGFSLAACAHQILQPVTSQNTPESPVKQAQKAKKVKIIVISDLNSQYGSTTYDPEIDRAIPLIINHKPDLVLCGGDMVAGQKSSLTEAAINAMWSAFDRHIAAPLRAAKIPFAFTIGNHDASGALSAGKFIYAKERKLAQDYWQNPQHETSLNFIDKTGFPFYYTFTQNGIFYLVWDASTHLISGEQLNWAAKNLSSTDAKNAKMRLVIGHLPLYGIAVGRNRPGDYLADAEQLRAFLEGYQVHTYISGHAHAYYPGKRGQLQLLHSGALGSGPRRLLNSEQAPRKTLTIVDINPHQQETFYTTYDMKTQEAIDITSLPPLIMAPNGQVLRRDIPSVN from the coding sequence ATGCAACGCCGTAAATTTTTGCTTATTAGTGGCAGTTTAGGCGGTTTTAGCTTGGCAGCTTGCGCTCATCAGATTTTACAGCCCGTTACTTCCCAAAATACCCCTGAGTCTCCCGTTAAACAAGCACAAAAAGCGAAAAAAGTCAAGATAATCGTGATTAGTGACCTTAATAGTCAATACGGTTCCACTACTTACGATCCCGAAATCGATCGAGCTATCCCTTTAATTATCAATCATAAACCCGATCTGGTTCTCTGTGGTGGCGACATGGTGGCAGGACAAAAAAGCAGCTTGACAGAGGCAGCAATTAACGCCATGTGGTCAGCCTTTGATCGCCATATCGCTGCGCCCCTGCGAGCTGCTAAAATACCTTTTGCTTTTACCATCGGTAATCATGACGCTTCTGGAGCTTTATCCGCAGGAAAATTTATCTATGCTAAAGAGAGAAAATTAGCCCAAGATTATTGGCAAAATCCCCAACATGAGACAAGTTTAAATTTTATCGATAAAACCGGCTTTCCTTTTTATTATACTTTCACTCAAAATGGTATATTCTATCTAGTTTGGGATGCCTCCACTCATTTAATCTCTGGGGAACAACTAAATTGGGCGGCAAAAAACTTGAGTAGTACCGACGCTAAAAATGCTAAAATGCGGCTAGTAATCGGTCATTTACCCCTCTACGGTATTGCCGTGGGCAGAAATCGACCGGGGGATTATTTAGCCGATGCCGAGCAATTAAGAGCGTTTTTAGAAGGCTATCAGGTGCATACTTATATTAGTGGCCACGCTCACGCTTACTATCCGGGTAAACGGGGGCAATTACAATTATTACACTCAGGAGCTTTAGGCAGTGGACCGCGACGGTTGTTGAACAGTGAACAAGCACCTAGAAAAACCCTAACAATTGTCGATATTAATCCCCATCAACAGGAAACATTTTACACCACCTACGACATGAAAACCCAAGAGGCGATCGATATTACCAGTTTACCTCCTTTGATTATGGCTCCCAACGGGCAGGTTTTACGTCGAGATATTCCATCGGTTAACTAG
- a CDS encoding pyroglutamyl-peptidase I family protein: MTILLTSFAPWLCHQPSNSSDDLLVSIQDNYAKKLLFLRQLPVNTHRASERVIKAIQDKNPDFVICCGMAESRYRLSLESHARSSTKQLFTPIPLPDLIKNLDYSYISDNAGQFVCEELYFQVLKHHPRALFVHVPLLTDKNFVIIQRDFQKIISN, encoded by the coding sequence TTGACAATTCTCTTAACTTCTTTTGCGCCTTGGTTATGCCATCAACCGAGTAATTCCTCCGATGATTTGTTAGTATCTATTCAAGATAATTATGCAAAAAAGCTTTTATTTTTGCGTCAACTTCCCGTTAATACCCATCGAGCCAGTGAACGAGTTATCAAAGCTATTCAAGACAAAAACCCCGATTTCGTTATTTGTTGTGGCATGGCAGAAAGTCGTTATCGTTTAAGTTTAGAATCTCATGCTAGGAGTAGCACAAAACAGTTATTTACACCAATTCCCTTGCCAGATTTAATTAAAAACCTTGACTATAGTTATATCAGCGATAATGCCGGTCAGTTTGTCTGCGAAGAATTATATTTTCAAGTCTTAAAACATCATCCGAGAGCTTTATTCGTTCATGTGCCGCTTTTAACTGACAAAAATTTTGTCATTATTCAAAGGGATTTTCAAAAAATTATCAGTAATTAG
- the fni gene encoding type 2 isopentenyl-diphosphate Delta-isomerase produces the protein MTTLPPVNASSDIENRKAEHLRVCLEEDVEFSEISSGLEKYRFNHCCLPELDRSDINIGTSFLGKSLGAPLLISSMTGGTTLAHLVNTRLATVAQRYRLAMGVGSQRIALEQPELAATFSVRHLAPDILLLANLGAVQLNYGCGVEECLKLVDLLEADALILHLNPLQEWVQSGGDKNFRGILDKIALVCSKLPVPVVAKEVGNGISGAMAKKLIEAGVAAIDVAGAGGTSWAKVESQRAKDKKQRHLGQVFADWGLPTADCITSIRAINSTIPLIASGGLKNGVDIGKAIALGADLGGLARPFLTAAVASEAAVDELVTFLIAELEIALFCTGNANLSALKNSGSLSLGN, from the coding sequence ATGACCACTCTCCCCCCTGTTAATGCCTCTAGTGACATAGAAAATCGTAAAGCCGAACATTTGCGAGTTTGTCTGGAAGAAGACGTAGAATTTAGCGAAATTAGCAGCGGATTAGAGAAATATCGCTTTAATCACTGCTGTTTGCCAGAACTAGACCGTAGTGATATTAATATCGGTACTAGCTTTTTAGGCAAAAGCCTCGGCGCGCCTCTATTGATTTCTTCGATGACGGGGGGAACTACCTTAGCCCATCTAGTCAATACTCGACTGGCAACCGTCGCCCAACGTTACCGTTTAGCGATGGGGGTTGGGTCCCAACGTATCGCCCTCGAACAACCGGAATTAGCCGCCACTTTTTCCGTTCGCCATCTCGCCCCCGATATCCTACTTTTGGCTAATTTAGGGGCAGTGCAGTTAAATTATGGCTGTGGTGTGGAAGAATGCCTTAAATTAGTCGATTTATTGGAGGCTGATGCCCTGATTCTTCATCTTAATCCCCTGCAAGAATGGGTACAATCGGGAGGCGATAAAAATTTTCGAGGAATCCTTGACAAAATCGCCCTCGTCTGCTCTAAATTGCCCGTTCCTGTGGTGGCTAAGGAAGTGGGTAACGGGATTTCCGGGGCAATGGCTAAAAAGTTAATAGAGGCGGGGGTGGCGGCGATTGATGTGGCAGGGGCTGGCGGCACTTCTTGGGCAAAGGTGGAAAGTCAAAGGGCAAAAGACAAAAAACAGCGTCATTTAGGTCAAGTTTTTGCCGATTGGGGTTTACCCACCGCCGATTGTATTACCTCTATCCGGGCGATTAATTCTACTATTCCTCTCATCGCTTCCGGGGGTTTGAAAAATGGGGTCGATATTGGCAAAGCTATCGCTTTAGGGGCGGATTTAGGCGGTTTAGCCCGGCCTTTTCTCACCGCAGCCGTGGCATCGGAGGCGGCGGTAGATGAGTTGGTGACTTTTTTGATTGCTGAATTAGAAATTGCTTTATTCTGTACGGGTAATGCTAATTTATCGGCCTTAAAAAATTCCGGTTCTTTAAGCTTGGGAAATTAA
- a CDS encoding Uma2 family endonuclease encodes MTLISSKSLTLPEFLSLTDADGDITYELVDGEAIAKMSPKFFHSRLTLALSSILDHWNQGRGEVGIEWAIVLSKNDRDWCPVPDLLYISLERLGDITLTDEACPVPPELVIEIISPEQSFSSLSEKAVDYLKAGVSRVWIVDPRAKQITIFYPDAPPAIKKGDDEISDILLPDLTLTPGQIFARARLS; translated from the coding sequence ATGACTCTTATCTCTTCTAAATCCCTCACTTTACCGGAATTTCTCTCGCTAACCGATGCCGATGGCGATATTACCTATGAATTAGTCGATGGAGAAGCGATCGCAAAAATGTCACCGAAATTCTTTCATTCTCGTTTAACTCTGGCTTTATCTTCTATACTCGATCACTGGAATCAAGGACGGGGAGAGGTGGGAATCGAATGGGCGATCGTCCTAAGCAAAAACGATCGAGATTGGTGTCCCGTTCCCGATCTCCTCTACATTTCCTTGGAAAGGTTAGGAGATATTACCCTCACCGATGAAGCTTGTCCCGTTCCCCCGGAATTAGTCATCGAAATTATTTCTCCCGAACAATCCTTCAGCAGCCTGAGCGAAAAAGCCGTGGACTACCTAAAAGCGGGAGTCAGTCGCGTCTGGATCGTCGATCCCCGGGCCAAGCAGATCACAATTTTCTATCCCGATGCGCCCCCGGCGATTAAAAAAGGCGATGACGAGATTAGCGATATTCTCCTCCCCGATTTAACCCTAACCCCCGGACAAATTTTTGCCAGGGCCCGATTAAGTTAA